CTGACTCATTTTTAATTTCATTTAATAAATTGAGTACAGTGGAAGTTAGATAACCAAAACAAATTAAAAATAAGACTTTAAAAACTTCATTTGAGATTGCAACGGTTCCCTTCTCACTTTGTAATCCTTCGGCTTCTTTGAACGAAACACCTTGTCCATATCCTATGAACAGAATCAAGAGAAGACAAAATGCAGAATAATATGTGCTTATGAGTAAGGTTCTTTTAGAAAATAAAAATGCAGAATACACGACATAAAAATAATACAATACATATAACGTAGGTGATTTGATTAGATCTGCCGCAACTGTACTGCCTCCCATAAGACCAGATGCAGTGACTACAAATAAAACTGTGATATCAAGTAGGATGAACATTTTCGGGAAAAACGCATTCAATTTACCGACTTTGAATAAATATGCCTGCAAACCGCCGTAAAGAAACATACAAGTGATTCCCACTAAGTAACTTGAAGTTTGAAGTGTAGTGGACGTTTTGAACGAACCTAAGGTCGCGATGATATAAAATCCAGCGAGTAAAAATCTCACTCGGTTCACATACACAGGTCCCAATTCTAACCAATTTTTTTTGTTTTGTATTGATTCTAACGCTTTTTCCGACATAGGTTGATCCTCCGAAAAACTGAGTGATTGGGAAGTGATTTTCTTTTTTTAAAGGATGGAAAAAGAAACTCACTTGACAAATTTTAGTTTGATATTAAACTATTTGATATGGAAGCAACAAACCCAAACAAATCCACGGTTCAAAAAAAATTCTACCCAGCAAACGAACGCGGGCATGTCAATTTTGGTTGGTTGGACAGCCACCACTCCTTCAGTTTTGGCCATTGGTACCACCCTGAAAAAACCAATTTTGGTGCACTGCGTGTATTGAACGACGATATTGTAGAGCCAAGTATGGGATTTGGAACACACCCCCACCAGAATATGGAAATCGTCTCCATCCCACTCTTTGGGGAACTGGCACATAAAGATAGTACAGGTACGAATGGCATCATCAAAACAGGAGATGTTCAAATTATGTCTGCTGGATCGGGGATCCAGCATTCGGAGTTCAATCATAGCTCAGACAAAAAAGTCAATTTTTTACAGATCTGGATACTCCCCAAAGTGGCCAATATCCAACCTAGGTATGACCAAAAAACCTTTCACGAAGCGGGGCGATTGAACCGGTTCCAAACCGTTGTCTCTCCGATCGATGAGGAAGCCGTTTGGATCAACCAAGATGCTTATTTTTCGTTAGCAACATTGGAACCAGGCAATACACTTTCTTACAAAGTGCATGCGCCAAACCAAGGAATTTATGCCTTCCTCATCCAAGGAAAATTGGAAGTAGCGGGCACCACTTTGGAGCGTAGGGATGCAGTTGGTCTTTGGGGGATTGATGAATATCAATTTGAAGCTGCTGTGAAATCAGATTTTCTTGTGATAGAAATTCCTATGAAGTGAAAGATTCCATTGAGTAGAAGGATCGGCGGGGAAAGTGGTGTTTCCCATGCGAAAACCACTGAGAACCATTGGTCCTTCTGTTCTAAAAAATCCTGATTCAGATACCTTTCCATCAAAATCAATTTTACACGCAGTGTAAAATTTGCTTTTAGCCCACAAGCCCGGGACCAATTTTACAGTGAGTGTACAACTTTCTCCCCCGTAAGTTTTCCTAAAAAATTCAAATTTCAAATCCTATCAGGTTTCTCAATGTATAATTTCCTCTCATTGAATTTTCCTTTTCCTATAAGGTTTTCCTACATAGTTTATTACTTTAGGTATCAATCTCCTTTTCATACCCGCCCTCCCGATGGCAATGGAAATCCCTTGCATTTGGTTCCAATGTTTTGCGGTGCCACTCAATGCTTTCATCCCCAATTTCCTTTCCCTTTACTTTTGTTGACAATGCCTGAAATTTTACACGAACTGTCATTTGACTTGCATATGACAATTCATTGAAACAGAAAACAGTCCTCTAAAACATGATTCAGTTCGCATCAAAATTGCAATTTTAAGTCGAGCTCGAAAGGTAAAAATCAGATGAAACAAATTTCCTTCCATTCCCCTCTCACCTTGATTGCGTCGTTCTCTTTCCTTCTATTTTTATTGTACTGCCAACTCCCCAAACAAAAACAGGAAACCCTGACCTCATGGCCAGGAGTGGGAAAAACCTACCATTACTCCAAACAAATTACTGAAATCAAAAACCTGTTACGGAGAAATTACATCTTTCCGAAGGATTTGAATTTACCGAGTGCTCACTTAACAGCCGCGATTACCGCGACAGAACGATGGGGCAATCATATCGTCCTTCCAAAATCCTTTTATCATAAATACAAAAGTGCAATCAATGGGAATGTCATCCAAGATGGAAAATTAGCACAGCTTGTGATGATTCAGACTCCCGATTTAGATAACCAAACTATAAACAATGACGAAGTCATATTAGAACTCGAAGAGGAATTTGCCAAACTTTCATTTGACCAAGACCAATTGGAAGAAGTGATGGCAGTGTTGTACAAACAAATAAAAACTCCTTCTTCGGATATCGTTTCCAAACAAGAATGGGAAAAAATCGAAATTGGAGCTTTGGAAGGGTATGTTTCGAAATTGTTCGAATCAACAATCATTCAACAAGAAACATGGGAAGATTCATTCAAACCACAGACGTCTATTTCCATTTCAATCCCAATCAAAGAATCAAAAACAAAAAGGAAGATCATCACTAAATTAAAGAAGACATCTTTTCTAAATAAAATTGGACTTCAAACTGATGACGAAATCCTATCCATCAATGGAAATTCAGTTCGATTTATATCTATACCCACTATAGAACAAATGCTAAAAGGTAAAGTTGGTGAAAGTATCAAAATCACGATACTGAGAAATAAAAACCAAATCCATCATTATGAAATCCCATTGAAAACAAATGGGACAAGTATCACGAATGAAAATAAATCCATTGAAGCGAAAATCCAAACAGGCAAATACAATTTCATTCACATGAAAG
This Leptospira biflexa serovar Patoc strain 'Patoc 1 (Paris)' DNA region includes the following protein-coding sequences:
- a CDS encoding pirin family protein; this encodes MEATNPNKSTVQKKFYPANERGHVNFGWLDSHHSFSFGHWYHPEKTNFGALRVLNDDIVEPSMGFGTHPHQNMEIVSIPLFGELAHKDSTGTNGIIKTGDVQIMSAGSGIQHSEFNHSSDKKVNFLQIWILPKVANIQPRYDQKTFHEAGRLNRFQTVVSPIDEEAVWINQDAYFSLATLEPGNTLSYKVHAPNQGIYAFLIQGKLEVAGTTLERRDAVGLWGIDEYQFEAAVKSDFLVIEIPMK
- a CDS encoding S41 family peptidase, whose amino-acid sequence is MKQISFHSPLTLIASFSFLLFLLYCQLPKQKQETLTSWPGVGKTYHYSKQITEIKNLLRRNYIFPKDLNLPSAHLTAAITATERWGNHIVLPKSFYHKYKSAINGNVIQDGKLAQLVMIQTPDLDNQTINNDEVILELEEEFAKLSFDQDQLEEVMAVLYKQIKTPSSDIVSKQEWEKIEIGALEGYVSKLFESTIIQQETWEDSFKPQTSISISIPIKESKTKRKIITKLKKTSFLNKIGLQTDDEILSINGNSVRFISIPTIEQMLKGKVGESIKITILRNKNQIHHYEIPLKTNGTSITNENKSIEAKIQTGKYNFIHMKVLGFVKGIDFDSIKLIKENYTSLMEEAKSKKITIHGFLLDLRDNSGGYLDLVTECMRLFVTKGLLYTTRAPNNEYYATNSVLIELPLIVLINEDTGSGSELIAGVVRYHNRGAIFGTKSFGHGLVHTLRSVPGSATLLIKYPTSFLYLPNGEKFHNIGISPDLWISEEANESPRYSKPISKLNENGEGTNNGNLPNSKLDLQKIGQWVEKNGSAKQIIQTELQKGQTPDYQLLHSLDAFAGILATQN